In the Larus michahellis chromosome 6, bLarMic1.1, whole genome shotgun sequence genome, one interval contains:
- the PAOX gene encoding peroxisomal N(1)-acetyl-spermine/spermidine oxidase, with product MEGGGSGRRVVAVGAGLAGLGAARRLCGHGSLLLLEAAGRVGGRVCTRPFASGLAEMGAHWIHGPSPGNPVFRLATGYSLLGPEAAREENQQVEVGGHPFLPSVTYGSSGKALSPTAVSEARHLFDTLLESARTFQGTKELPAPSVGQYLRGEIAQRVPALGEGREDARRLQLAILAACLKLECCISGTHSMDLVALEPFGEYVSLPGLDCTFPGGYSSLPDCMLSALPEGTVLLNKAVRTIQWKGSFREEGDEARNFPVRVECEDGDAFLADHVIVTVPLGFLKEHHQDFFQPPLPQRKVEAIRCLGFGTNNKIFLEFEKPFWDPQQQLLEVVWEDESPLEEPRTDLEANWFKKLIGFVVLQPPEQHGHVLCGFIAGKESEYMETLSDEEVLGTMTRLLRMLTGNPHLPAPRSVLRSRWHSTPYTRGSYSYVAVGSSGDDIDALAQPLPEDPEDPRPLQLLFAGEATHRTFYSTTHGALLSGWREAERLNQFFQAPSPAPRL from the exons ATGgagggcggcggcagcgggcggcgggtggtggcggtgggcgcggggctggcggggctgggggcggcccggcggctgTGCGGGCAcggctccctcctcctgctggaggCGGCGGGCCGCGTCGGGGGCCGCGTCTGCACCCGCCCCTTCG catcAGGGCTGGCGGAGATGGGGGCCCACTGGATTCATGGCCCTTCACCAGGCAACCCCGTCTTCCGGCTGGCCACCGGCTACAGCCTGCTGGGCCCAGAGGCTGCGCGGGAGGAGAACCAGCAGGTGGAGGTGGGGGGCCACCCCTTTCTGCCCTCTGTCACCTACGGCAGCTCGGGGAAGGCACTGAGCCCCACGGCAGTGAGCGAAGCCCGCCACCTCTTCGATACCCTGCTGGAGTCCGCCCGGACTTTTCAGGGGACCAAGGAGCTGCCAGCCCCCAGTGTGGGACAGTACCTGCGGGGGGAGATTGCACAGAGGGTCCCTGCTTTGGGGGAGGGCCGGGAGGATGCCCGGCGGCTCCAGCTGGCCATCCTCGCTGCCTGCCTCAAGCTGGAGTGTTGCATCAGCGGGACCCACAGCATGGACCTGGTGGCCCTGGAGCCCTTCGGAGAGTATGTCTCCCTGCCCGGCCTGGACTGTACCTTCCCAGG TGGCTACAGCAGCTTGCCCGATTGCATGCTCTCGGCTCTGCCGGAGGGCACTGTCCTGCTCAACAAGGCGGTGAGGACCATCCAGTGGAAAGGGTCCTTCCGCGAGGAGGGGGATGAGGCCAGGAATTTCCCTGTCCGGGTGGAGTGTGAGGATGGAGACGCCTTCCTTGCCGACCACGTCATTGTCACCGTCCCGCTGG GTTTCCTCAAGGAACACCACCAGGACTTCTTCCAGCCTCCCTTGCCCCAGCGGAAAGTGGAGGCCATTCGCTGCCTGGGTTTTGGCACCAACAACAAGATCTTCCTGGAGTTCGAGAAGCCTTTCTGggatccccagcagcagctcctcgaAGTGGTGTGGGAGGACGAGTCACCCCtggaggagcccagaactgaccTGGAGGCCAACTGGTTCAAGAAGCTCATTGGCTTCGTGGTCCTCCAACCACCGGAGCA GCACGGGCACGTCCTCTGCGGTTTCATCGCAGGGAAGGAGTCGGAGTACATGGAGACACTGAGCGACGAAGAGGTTCTTGGCACCATGACACGCCTCCTCCGCATGCTGACAG GGAACCCGCACCTGCCCGCTCCCAGGAGTGTGCTCAGGTCCCGGTGGCACAGCACTCCCTACACCCGGGGCTCCTACAGCTACGTGGCCGTCGGCAGCTCGGGGGACGACATCGACGCACTGGCTCAGCCCCTGCCCGAGGACCCCGAGGACCCCAGG CCTCTGCAGCTCCTCTTTGCTGGCGAGGCCACCCACCGCACCTTCTACTCCACCACCCACGGTGCCCTGCTGTCAGGCTGGCGGGAGGCTGAGCGGCTCAACCAGTTCTTCcaggcacccagccctgctcctcggctctga
- the LOC141744623 gene encoding lipase member M-like → MCSSSQMSPSATESFLPGFFFSQSQMICHRGYPSEEYEVLTRDGYYVSLNRIPHGKGNPWNRGPKPVVFLQHGLFGEGSHWVQNLANNSLGFILADSGYDVWLGNSRGTSWSRRHQHLSAEQVEFWDFSFHEMAMYDLPAMIDFVLQKTGQKQIYYVGYSQGCTMAFIAFSTMPELAQKIKMFFALAPVLTIKYAKSPIMKMSFLLDRQFNVVQLLLGRTDASLRMRKLWRFLPELCRHPLLHKPCANLLFLLGGYNEKNLNMTRLDVYTSHYPDGTSVKNMIHWAQVMKSGEFKAFDYGSKNPVVYHQETPPSYQVEEMLVPTAVWSGGEDWAADWRDVRQLLPRIAHLVTYDHIPDWNHWDFIWGLDAPRRLYSSILELIEGSL, encoded by the exons ATGTGTTCTTCGAGTCAAATGAGCCCCTCGGCTACAGAAAGCTTTCTgcctgggtttttcttttcccagagcCAAATGATCTGCCACAGAGGGTACCCCAGTGAGGAGTATGAAGTCCTGACTCGCGATGGCTACTACGTCAGCCTGAACAGAATTCCTCATGGGAAAGGAAATCCTTGGAACAGAG GGCCCAAGCCAGTCGTGTTTCTCCAGCATGGGTTATTCGGAGAAGGCAGCCACTGGGTGCAAAATCTGGCTAACAACAGCCTTGGCTTCATACTAGCAGACTCCGGCTATGACGTCTGGCTGGGAAACAGCCGGGGGACAAGTTGGTCCCGGAGACACCAGCACCTTTCAGCTGAACAGGTTGAATTCTGGGATTTCAG CTTTCACGAAATGGCAATGTACGACCTCCCAGCCATGATCGACTTTGTTCTGCAGAAGACTGGGCAGAAGCAGATCTATTACGTTGGCTACTCACAGGGCTGCACAATGG catTCATTGCGTTTTCAACCATGCCAGAACTGGCTcagaaaatcaaaatgttctTTGCCCTGGCTCCAGTACTGACAATCAAGTACGCCAAAAGTCCCATCATGAAAATGTCCTTCCTTCTGGACAGGCAATTCAATGTGGTTCAG cttctgcttgGCAGAACAGATGCCTCGCTGCGGATGAGGAAGCTGTGGAGGTTTCTCCCCGAGTTGTGCAGGCACCCGCTGCTGCACAAACCCTGTGCCAACCTCCTCTTTCTGCTGGGTGGCTACAATGAGAAGAACCTTAACATG ACACGGCTGGATGTGTACACATCCCACTATCCAGATGGGACATCTGTCAAAAACATGATACACTGGGCCCAG GTGATGAAATCAGGAGAATTCAAAGCCTTCGACTATGGCAGCAAAAACCCAGTCGTGTACCACCAG gagaCACCTCCCTCCTACCAGGTGGAGGAGATGCTTGTACCCACCGCGGTGTGGTCGGGAGGGGAAGACTGGGCGGCTGACTGGAGGGATGTACGCCAGCTGCTGCCCCGCATCGCCCACCTCGTCACCTATGACCACATCCCTGACTGGAACCACTGGGACTTCATCTGGGGCTTGGATGCTCCCAGGCGCCTCTACAGCAGCATCTTAGAGCTGATAGAGGGGTCGCTgtag